Below is a genomic region from Dechloromonas denitrificans.
CCGGGATGCTGATTGCCGCCGGCGCGATTCAACTGCTTGGTTTGCAAGGGCGGGATGCCGCGATGTTGCTGGTTTTTGGCGCTTTGCCGCCGGCTGTGCTTAATTTTCTGTTTGCCGAACGCTACAAGCAGGAGCCACATCGCGTTGCTTCTATCGTATTGATCGGCAACCTTGGCGCCTTGTTTTTCCTGCCGCTGGCCCTGGTGCTGGTGCTTTAGACGGCGTTACCAGGCTTGGCTGGCGTGAATCAGCCTAGTCGTCCGAGTTGGCGACGGTCGCGCTTGGTCGGGCGGCCGTGCAGGTCGGCTGCCGGATCGGCCTGATACTTGCGCATTTCCTGCCGAGCTTCACGGGCAGCAATGCTCTCGGCGCTTTCTTCATAAAGCAGCCGGGCTTCGGGGGCGGGGCCGCGTTTGTCGGACAGCGCCTTGACGCTGACCTGCCAGCAAACTTCGCCGTTGCTGATTTCAAGCCGGTCGTCGATCCTGATTTCGCGAGCCGCCTTGACTCGGGCGCCATTGACTTGAACCTTGCCGCCGTTGATCGCTTCGCTGGCGAGGGAGCGTGTCTTGAAGAAACGCCCTGCCCACAGCCACTTATCGAGGCGCAACTCGGGCTCCTGCAGGTTGGCACTGGCCTTCGCCCCGGTCGATGATCTGGCCATCGACGCTGATTGCCTGCCAGCGATAACGCTGTTCATCCAGTTCCAGGCGCATGAAGCCCCAGTTGCCGTAGTGCGCCCGGTTTGAGCGGGCGTTGCTCCAGCCTGCGCCATAAAGGACGGCTCCGGCATTGCCGCTGATGAATGAGGCGACGCCGAAGGGCGAGGGTTTACCGTCGCGGTCGACGGCCGGCAAGGCTTCGAAATGATGGTCGTGCCCATGCAGCGTGAAGCTGGCCTGACCTTGCAGGCGCTCCCACAGCGGCTGGGTAAAGCGGTTGTCGCCGTGCTTGCCGGATGACCAGCGCGGGTGATGCCAGGCGGCGATCAGGCATAGCCCGGCTTGTGCCGGCAGTTGCTTGTCGAGCCAGCCCAATTGCTTTTCCCATGCGTCATCGCGCAGATTGCTGTTGAGCATGAGCAGGCGCCACGGCCCGCCCAGCGATTCGATGCGCGGCACCGGGCCGGGAAATACACTGAAAAATCCGCTTTGTTCGCCGGCGTGCCAATCATGGTTGCCGGGGACGGCAAACCGGGTTTTGAAGGGCGCGTAATGCTTTTCGTGACAAGCTTGCAGTTGCTCATGAGTTGCGACCGGGTAGCCCAGATCGCCGACCTCGATCAGGCTGGCCTTGGTCCAGTCGGCTTGCTGCTGCAGCGCTCGCGCCACTTGCGCGGTCCCTTCCAGCTCGCAATCGCCGGTATCGCCGATCACGAAAAACACCCGGTTTTCGGCGTTGACCGCAAGGCTGGCAGCACCAAGCAGTGCGGCCAGCAGGGCATGCCTCCAGCGTCGTTTCATGACTTACGGCAGCAGTTGTTCGCCGGCGTAGAGTTGCTCAACCGTTTCACGCTGGCGAATCAGATGAACCTTGTCGCCATCGACCATGACTTCTACTGCGCGCGGCCGGGTGTTGTAGTTGGAGCTCATTGCCATGCCATAGGCGCCGGCTGACATCACGGCCAGCAGGTCGCCCGGTGCGATGGTCAGCGGGCGTGCCTGGCCGAGGAAATCGCCGGTTTCGCACACCGGACCGACCACGTCATAGGCCCGGCTTTCACCGTCACGCGGGACGACCGGCAGGATGTCGTGCCAGGCTTCGTAGAGCGCCGGACGCATCAGGTCGTTCATCGCCGCATCGATGATTGCAAAGCTCTTGCCTTCGCCGGGCTTGAGATATTCGACGCGAGTCAGCAGCAGGCCGGCATTGCCGACCAGGCGACGACCCGGTTCGAGCACGATCTGCAGGCCGCGGCCTGCCAGCTTGTCGAGCAGTGGCGTCAGGTAGGCGTCGACGGTTGGCTGAACCTGATCGTCCTTGTACTTGATGCCCAGGCCGCCACCGAGATCAAGGTGGTGAATGGCGATGCCTTCTGCGGTCAACTGGTCAATCAGAGCCAAAATGCGCTCAAGGGCTTCGACAAAGGGCGAAGGGTCGAGCAACTGCGAACCAATGTGGCAGTCGATGCCGGCTACTTCGATATTCGGCAGGGCGGCGGCGCGGCGGTAAATGCCGAGCGCGTCATCGTAGGCCACGCCGAACTTGGCTTCCTTCAGGCCGGTCGAGATATACGGGTGGGTTTTCGGATCAACGTTGGGATTGACCCGCAGGCTGATCGGCGCTTTTTTGCCGCATTGGCCGGCGACTTCGTTCAAGCGCTCGAGTTCGGCAGCCGATTCGATGTTAAAGCAGAAAATGCCGACATCCAGCGCCAGCTTCATTTCGGCTGCGGTTTTTCCGACGCCGGAGAAAACGACCTTTTTCGGATCGGCGCCGGCCGCCAGAACGCGCTGCAACTCGCCGCCGGAGACAATGTCGAAACCGGCGCCGAGGCGGGCGAAGACATTCAGGATGGCGAGGTTGGAGTTGGCTTTGACGGCAAAGCAGACGAGCGAACCCTGGCCGGCCGGGTGGGCGCCCAGTACGTCATGAAACTCGCCGAGCGAAGCTTCAAGTGCCGCGCGCGAATAGACGTAGGCTGGCGTGCCGAATTGTTCTGCAATGGCGGGCAGGGCGACGGATTCGGCGTGCAGGACGCCGTTTTTCAGGGTAAATGAGCTCATTGGGTATTTGATTTGGCGTCCGTGTTAACATCCGGCGCGCTGGGTTTGGGGGCTGGTTTTGTTGGTTTTGAGTTGCCGAGCAGCGGGCTCGGCGGCGGGCCCGGCGGCAGTTCAAGTCCGGGGCCTTTCATGCCGCAGCCGGCAAGGCAGAGAGTCAGTAAAATAGCGGCAGTTCGGGACATGAGTGACGGACCGGTCAGCAAAGAACAGGATGGTAGCACACGATGGATGACAAGGAATTCAACGGCTTGGCCGATGCTGCGCTCGCCCGGATCGACGCTGCGCTGGATGTTTGCGAGGCAGATATCGACTTCGAACTCGCCGCGGGTGGCGTGCTGGAAATCGAATTTGAGGATGGCAGCAAGATCATCGTCAATCGCCACGGGGTGGCGCGGGAAATCTGGGTTGCGGCTCGTGCCGGCGGATTTCACTTCCGCTGGGACGGTCGTGCCTGGGTCGATACCCGCGATGGCACCGAACTGATGCAAAAACTTTCGGCGCTCGCCAGTCAGCAGGCTGGCGAGGCCGTCGTTCTCGGCTGATCAGTCGCTCGGCGGTTTGTCCAGTTCAGGCTTTGGTTCCGGCGTGTTTGCGTCGCTGTCGCCCGGGGCGTGTTCGCCACCGACATTCTCGCTGTACACGTAATTCCGGTTGCGCCCTTCGCCGTAGCTGGCCAATCCTTCCGGCATCTGTGGCGTTTGGATGGGTACATCCTTGAGGGCGCGCGCCATGTAGCCAATCCAGATCGGCAGTGCAGCCGTTCCGCCTGTTTCCTTGTCGCCCAGCTTTTTCGGTGTGTCAAAACCAATCCAGGCACAACCGGCAGCCGTCATCTGGTAGCCGCAGAACCAGGCATCGACATATTCGTTCGTGGTGCCGGTTTTGCCTGCCAGGTCCTGGCGTTTGAGTGTGGCTGAAGCACGCGCCGCCGTGCCGTAGATCGTTACGTCACGGAGCATCGAATCCATCATGAAGGCATTGCGTGGATCGATGGCGCGAATCGACTCATCGCCGGCCGGGATTTCAGCTGATTGAGCCAGCACCGTATTTTTCTCGTCGCGGATTTCACGGACGACGTAGGGATTGACCTTGAAGCCGCCGTTGGCAAAGACGGCATAGCCCGTCACCATCTGCCACGGCGTCACTGAGCCGGCACCCAGCGCCATCGTCAGGTAGGGCGGGTGTTTGGCCGGATCAAAACCGAAGCGCCCGGCATAATCCTGGGCGTATTGGGTGCCAATCGATTGTAGCAGGCGGATTGACACCATGTTTTTCGATTTGGCCAGGGCCGTACGCATTTTCATCGGGCCTTCGTACTTGCCATCGTAATTGTGCGGTTCCCAGGCCTGAGAGCCCGTCTGGCTGGCCGGAATGACAATCGGCTCGTCGGCAATGACGCTGCCTGGGTTGTAGCCTTTTTCAAGCGATGCCGAGTAAATGAAGGGCTTGAAGCTTGAGCCAGGTTGGCGCCAAGCCTGGGTGACATGGTTGAATTTGTTGCGATTGAAATCAAACCCGCCGACCAGCGCACGAATCGCCCCATCTTTTGGGTCGACCGCGACAAAGGCGGATTCCACTTCAGGCAGCTGGCTGATTTGCCAGGCGGCTTTTTCATCCTTCTGCAGACGGATGACGGCTCCGCGCTTGAGTCGCTTGGTCGGCGGAGCCTTGTCGTCGAGCATCTTGGTGGCAAACTTGATCGCATCACCGGTCAGTGTGACGATTTCGCCGCCCTTGCGATAAACCTTGACTTGCTTTGTGTCGGCCGACAGAACCAGTGCCGGGAACAGGTCGCCGGCATCGGCAATGTCCTGCAAGGCTTCATCAATGGCTTCATCCTGGTCCAACTTGATGTCCTTCATGTCCAGATAGGATTCTGCGCCGCGATATCCGTGGCGTCGGTCATAGGCCATGACGCCCTTGCGCAGGCTGGTATAGGCGGCTTCCTGCTCGGCTTTGATGATCGTCGTGTAGACCTTCATGCCGCGCGAGTAAATGTCCTCGGGGAAGCGTTCGGCGGTGATCTGTCGAGCCATTTCGGCAACGAATTCGGCGTGGACCGCGTAATCGCCCAGTTCACGTTTGACGACGAGCGGCTCCTTGAGTGCGGCTTCGTGTTCGCTGGCAGTGATATGTCCCAGTTCATGCATCCGGCGCAATACATATTGCTGGCGCAGTTTGGCCCGCTTCGGATTGACGATCGGATTGTAGGCAGACGGCGCCTTAGGCAACCCGGCCAGCATCGCAGCCTCGGCAATCGAAATGTCTTTCAGCGGTTTGCCAAAGTAAATCTGGGCTGCAGCAGCAAAACCATAGGCTCGCTGGCCGAGAAAAATCTGGTTGATGTACAACTCGAAAATCTGGTCCTTGGACAGATTGCTTTCAATCTTGAAAGAAAGCAGCACCTCGTAAAGCTTGCGGGTGTAGGTTTTTTCGGCGGTCAGGAAGAAGTTGCGGGCGACTTGCTGGGTGATTGTTGACGCACCTTGGCGTTTTCCGCCACCCAAAAAATTGCTGCCGGCGGCGCGCAAAACGCCGAGGTAATCAATCCCGCCGTGTTGATAAAAGCGATCATCTTCTGCCGACAGAATGGCGTGCTTCATCACGTCGGGGACTTCACGGATAGTCACGACCGCGCGCCGCTCCTCGCCGAATTCGCCGATCAGGTAGCCATCCGCGGTGTAAATGCGCAGCGGAATCTTGGGGCGGTAGTCGGTCAGAACTTCCAGCGAAGGGAGGTTCGGGTAGGTGAGAACCAGCATGATCATGGCGATGGCAATGCCAATGGCAATAAAACCAACTGCGAGAATCAGCGGATAAAGGAGGACACGAAGCGTCGGGCTGAGAGATGAGGGCAAGATGGCTTGATGATCAAATTGGTCTTGAAGCGATTATACGCTGACGCCAAGGTGCGCCGTTAAAGTGCTTTACATGCCTATACGTTGTTGCTAGCATCTGAAGTGAATTATTGGTTTTTAAGCTAACTTCGCATTCCGTAAGGACTTTTTGGGGGTCTGGTGGGCTTCGATATCTCCACATTATTAAATCCCAAGGCTCGCTCCCTGCTCGGATTGGACATCAGTTCGTCTGCTGTGAAAATGGTTGAGTTGGCCTCGAACGGGAAGAAGGATGGTTACCGCGTCGAGCGCTACACGATAGAGGTGTTGCCGAAAGATGCTGTGCTGGATGGCAACATTGCCAATCTGGATGCCGTGGTCGACTCTGTCAGACGTGCCTGGAAGCGCTTGGGAACCTCGACGCGCAACGTCGCGATGGCCTTGCCCAGTTCTGCCGTCATTTCGAAAAAAATCATTGTCCCGGCCGGTTTGCGTGACGAAGAGCTTGAGGCTCAGGTTGAGCTGGAAGCCAATCAGTACATCCCGTTTTCGATCGATGAAGTCAATCTGGACTATCAGGTTCTTGGGCCGGCGCCTTCCGCGCCAGAAGAGCTTGAGGTGCTGATTGCTGCATCAAAGAAAGAGCGTGTCGAAGACCGGGTGGCTGTCGCCGATGCGGCGGGCCTGAAAGCGGTAGTGCTTGATGTGGATACGCTGGCAGCCTTGTCGGCATTCGAGTTGATTGAGCAACAACTGCCTGCCGCCGGTAAAAACCAAGTCATCGCCTTGATCGACGCTGGTGCTCATGTCATGAATTTGACCGTTCTCCGGAATGGGCAGCAGGTCTATGCGCGTGAGCAGGCTTTCGGTGGCGCTCAACTGACTTCAGATATTGTTCGGCATTACGGCATGACGCATGAAGATGCCGAGGCTGCCAAGCGGGCTGGCAAACTTCCTGAGGGTTATGAAGCTGAGTTGCTCAACCCCTTCATGGAGGGGTTGGCACTTGAAGTCTCACGCGCCCTGCAGTTTTTCTTTACCTCGACCCAATACAATCAGGTGGATCACATCGTCCTGGCTGGGGGGTGTGCGGTAATTCCTGGTATCGATGAGGTCGTCGCAACCAGGACCCAGGTCAATACGCTGTTGGCCAATCCATTTGCCAACATGTCAATTTCTGATCGGGTCAGGGCCAAGAGCCTGCTTGTTGATTCCTCTTCGCTGATGGTTGCTTGTGGCTTGGCTTTGCGGAGGTTTGATCCATCATGATCCGCATCAACCTCCTGCCCCACCGCGAAGCCGCACGCAAGGAACGGCGCGAGCAGTTTTTTGTTCTGGCTGGCTTGGTCACCGTCTTGGCGACCTTGATCGTTTTTGCGGTTTACACCTTGATTGCCGGTTATGTAAGCAATCAGGAGAGCAGTAACGATTTTCTGAAAAAAGAAATCAGCACTCTCGATAAGCAACTAGATCAGATCAAGCGCCTCAAGGAGCAAACCCAAGCGCTGCTGTCCCGTAAGCAAGTCATCGAAAACCTGCAGCGAGACCGCGGTGAAACTGTTTATCTATTGAGCGAATTGGTCAAGCAGGTCCCTGAGGGCGTCTATCTGAAGTCGCTCAAGCAGGATGGCCTGAAAGTCAGCATCACCGGATATGCCCAGTCAAATGCACGCGTGTCAGCCTTGATGCGGACAATCGAGGCATCGCCCTGGCTTGAAAATCCACAGCTCATTGAAGTTAAGGCTTCCGTATTAAACGGGCGTCGAATCAATGAATTTGGCATGACTTTTGTGTTGACGCGAGTCAAGTCTGAAGAAGTTAAGGGGAAATAATGGACGCGAAGGCTGTTTCATTACCCAAGGCCCTGTCTGAAATTAATTTCCAGGCAATTCTTGACGATTTTCGTTACATGAATCCCCAGGACCCTGGGGCTTGGCCTGTTGTGCCAAAGATTGCAGTTCTGTTAGGTGTTTTTGTTTCTATCTTGCTTGCTGGCTGGTGGTTTGTCTGGAGCGATCAACTCACTGATCTGGAAATAAAAGAGCAGGAAGAGTCACAACTCAAACAACAGTACATCGATAAAAAGCGTCAGGCAGTCAATCTCGATTTGTACACGCAACAATTGGCTGATATTGATCGGTCATTTGGAGCGTTGCTTAAGCAACTGCCAAACAAGTCCGAAATTGAGGCGTTGCTGATTGAGGTTAATCAGGCAGGGCTTGGGCGTGGGCTTCAGTTTGAGTTCTTTCGTCCAGGCCAGGAGCAAGTAAAAGATTTTTATGCAGAGTTGCCTATTTCAGTAAAAATAAATGGGAATTACCATGACTTTGGTGCTTTTGCGGCGGATATCGCAAAATTGCCACGCATTGTTACGCTGAATAATATTTCGATTACACCTCTGGCATCAGGTGTTCTGTCGCTTGATGCAACGACAAAGACATTTCGTTATCTTGACGAAGATGAGTTGGCCAAGCAGAAAAAGGCACAGCAGGGAGCTAAAAAGTGATGCGTTTACTACTTTTTGTTCTATGTGTTTTGTTGAGTGCCTGCTCAGCGGAGGATCATGAGGGATTGAAGCAGTGGATGGCTGACAACACAAAAGATTTACGTGGGAATGTTGCAAAGCTGCCTGAAGTTCTGCCTTACCAACCGGTTCCTTATGATGTTGAATCAATTCTTGATCCATTCAAGCCAGGAAAAATAGAGCCAGAGTCAAAATATAAACAGGCGTCCGGTAAAGGCGGTGCATTCCAGCCAGATTTTGAGGCAAGGGAATTGCGTAATAGTCTGCTTGAGAAATACCCGCTGGAGTCGCTGAAAATGATCGGCTATATGAATGTTAATAAACGTCCTATGGCAGTAATTTTGGTGGATGAAAAAATCAAACAGGTTAAGGTCGGCGACTATATCGGCTTAGACTTTGGAATGGTGACACAAATTTCTGACAAGGAAATTGAGCTCCGAGAATTGATTCAGGATTCTGCGGGTGATTGGAGTGAGCGAAAAAGTTCGCTGTATCTGCAGAGTACGGAGGGAAGCAGGAAATGAAATTTATCAACTATATCGTGATTGCTGTTTCGGCTTGCTTGGCCTTGGGTTCATCCGCTTTTGCACAAGATGCAAATAATGCAATTGAAGCTATCAATGTTGTACAACACGGTAATGAAATCGCAGTAAAAATTGATTTGAAAGAGCCGCTTAGTAGCGTGCCTACGGGTTTTAGCGTGGCTAGTCCCGCAAAAATCGCTCTGGATTTTCCTTCTACCGCAAATGCACTTGGCAAGAATAGCCAGGCCCTTAATGAAGGGGACTTGCGCAGCATGAATATAGTGCAGGTCGGCGACAGGACGCGTTTGGTTCTGAATCTGGTTCGTGGCATGAACTATTCAACAAGGCTTGATGGAAAGTCGCTTTACGTCACTCTGGCTCCGATTGGTCGGGCTAGTGATTCTGTTGCTCAGCGTGTGACCCGATTTACTGAGGAAAATACTGTTTCAAGCAAGCACGCAATAAGGGATGTCGTTTTCCGTCGAGGTAAGGATGGAGAAGGTCGTATTGTTGTTGATTTGAGCGATGCAGGTACTGGTATTGATATTCGTCAGCAAGGTGCTGGCTTGGTTGTTGATTTTATGAAAACATCATTGCCGGATAGTTTGCGGCGAAAGCTTGATGTTACTGACTTTGCAACGCCTGTGACATTTGTAGAGACAAAGTCGCAAGGTGAAAATGTGCGTATGGTGATTACGCCAAAAGGGCAGTGGGAGCATAACGCCTATCAAAGCGATAACCAATTTGTGATTGAAGTAAAACGGATTATTGAAGACCCAAATAAATTGGTTCAAGGTACAAAAATTGGATATCAGGGGCCGCGAGTAAGCATCAATTACCAAAATGGCGATGTTCGTGCCTTGTTGCGTTTGATGGCAGAGGAGCTCGGCCTCAATGCTGTAATTAGTGAAACGGTTACAGGAACAACGACATTAGTATTGAAGGATGTGCCGGCAGATCAGGTCATCGATATTATTTTCCAGCAAAAAGGTTTAGACATGCGAAAGAAGGGCAATATCATCATGATTGCCCCGCGTGACGAAATT
It encodes:
- a CDS encoding RNA-binding S4 domain-containing protein, giving the protein MARSSTGAKASANLQEPELRLDKWLWAGRFFKTRSLASEAINGGKVQVNGARVKAAREIRIDDRLEISNGEVCWQVSVKALSDKRGPAPEARLLYEESAESIAAREARQEMRKYQADPAADLHGRPTKRDRRQLGRLG
- a CDS encoding metallophosphoesterase family protein, producing MKRRWRHALLAALLGAASLAVNAENRVFFVIGDTGDCELEGTAQVARALQQQADWTKASLIEVGDLGYPVATHEQLQACHEKHYAPFKTRFAVPGNHDWHAGEQSGFFSVFPGPVPRIESLGGPWRLLMLNSNLRDDAWEKQLGWLDKQLPAQAGLCLIAAWHHPRWSSGKHGDNRFTQPLWERLQGQASFTLHGHDHHFEALPAVDRDGKPSPFGVASFISGNAGAVLYGAGWSNARSNRAHYGNWGFMRLELDEQRYRWQAISVDGQIIDRGEGQCQPAGARVAPR
- the lysA gene encoding diaminopimelate decarboxylase; the encoded protein is MSSFTLKNGVLHAESVALPAIAEQFGTPAYVYSRAALEASLGEFHDVLGAHPAGQGSLVCFAVKANSNLAILNVFARLGAGFDIVSGGELQRVLAAGADPKKVVFSGVGKTAAEMKLALDVGIFCFNIESAAELERLNEVAGQCGKKAPISLRVNPNVDPKTHPYISTGLKEAKFGVAYDDALGIYRRAAALPNIEVAGIDCHIGSQLLDPSPFVEALERILALIDQLTAEGIAIHHLDLGGGLGIKYKDDQVQPTVDAYLTPLLDKLAGRGLQIVLEPGRRLVGNAGLLLTRVEYLKPGEGKSFAIIDAAMNDLMRPALYEAWHDILPVVPRDGESRAYDVVGPVCETGDFLGQARPLTIAPGDLLAVMSAGAYGMAMSSNYNTRPRAVEVMVDGDKVHLIRQRETVEQLYAGEQLLP
- the cyaY gene encoding iron donor protein CyaY, coding for MDDKEFNGLADAALARIDAALDVCEADIDFELAAGGVLEIEFEDGSKIIVNRHGVAREIWVAARAGGFHFRWDGRAWVDTRDGTELMQKLSALASQQAGEAVVLG
- a CDS encoding penicillin-binding protein 1A; protein product: MPSSLSPTLRVLLYPLILAVGFIAIGIAIAMIMLVLTYPNLPSLEVLTDYRPKIPLRIYTADGYLIGEFGEERRAVVTIREVPDVMKHAILSAEDDRFYQHGGIDYLGVLRAAGSNFLGGGKRQGASTITQQVARNFFLTAEKTYTRKLYEVLLSFKIESNLSKDQIFELYINQIFLGQRAYGFAAAAQIYFGKPLKDISIAEAAMLAGLPKAPSAYNPIVNPKRAKLRQQYVLRRMHELGHITASEHEAALKEPLVVKRELGDYAVHAEFVAEMARQITAERFPEDIYSRGMKVYTTIIKAEQEAAYTSLRKGVMAYDRRHGYRGAESYLDMKDIKLDQDEAIDEALQDIADAGDLFPALVLSADTKQVKVYRKGGEIVTLTGDAIKFATKMLDDKAPPTKRLKRGAVIRLQKDEKAAWQISQLPEVESAFVAVDPKDGAIRALVGGFDFNRNKFNHVTQAWRQPGSSFKPFIYSASLEKGYNPGSVIADEPIVIPASQTGSQAWEPHNYDGKYEGPMKMRTALAKSKNMVSIRLLQSIGTQYAQDYAGRFGFDPAKHPPYLTMALGAGSVTPWQMVTGYAVFANGGFKVNPYVVREIRDEKNTVLAQSAEIPAGDESIRAIDPRNAFMMDSMLRDVTIYGTAARASATLKRQDLAGKTGTTNEYVDAWFCGYQMTAAGCAWIGFDTPKKLGDKETGGTAALPIWIGYMARALKDVPIQTPQMPEGLASYGEGRNRNYVYSENVGGEHAPGDSDANTPEPKPELDKPPSD
- a CDS encoding pilus assembly protein PilM, which encodes MVELASNGKKDGYRVERYTIEVLPKDAVLDGNIANLDAVVDSVRRAWKRLGTSTRNVAMALPSSAVISKKIIVPAGLRDEELEAQVELEANQYIPFSIDEVNLDYQVLGPAPSAPEELEVLIAASKKERVEDRVAVADAAGLKAVVLDVDTLAALSAFELIEQQLPAAGKNQVIALIDAGAHVMNLTVLRNGQQVYAREQAFGGAQLTSDIVRHYGMTHEDAEAAKRAGKLPEGYEAELLNPFMEGLALEVSRALQFFFTSTQYNQVDHIVLAGGCAVIPGIDEVVATRTQVNTLLANPFANMSISDRVRAKSLLVDSSSLMVACGLALRRFDPS
- a CDS encoding PilN domain-containing protein, giving the protein MIRINLLPHREAARKERREQFFVLAGLVTVLATLIVFAVYTLIAGYVSNQESSNDFLKKEISTLDKQLDQIKRLKEQTQALLSRKQVIENLQRDRGETVYLLSELVKQVPEGVYLKSLKQDGLKVSITGYAQSNARVSALMRTIEASPWLENPQLIEVKASVLNGRRINEFGMTFVLTRVKSEEVKGK
- a CDS encoding type 4a pilus biogenesis protein PilO — translated: MDAKAVSLPKALSEINFQAILDDFRYMNPQDPGAWPVVPKIAVLLGVFVSILLAGWWFVWSDQLTDLEIKEQEESQLKQQYIDKKRQAVNLDLYTQQLADIDRSFGALLKQLPNKSEIEALLIEVNQAGLGRGLQFEFFRPGQEQVKDFYAELPISVKINGNYHDFGAFAADIAKLPRIVTLNNISITPLASGVLSLDATTKTFRYLDEDELAKQKKAQQGAKK
- a CDS encoding pilus assembly protein PilP, yielding MADNTKDLRGNVAKLPEVLPYQPVPYDVESILDPFKPGKIEPESKYKQASGKGGAFQPDFEARELRNSLLEKYPLESLKMIGYMNVNKRPMAVILVDEKIKQVKVGDYIGLDFGMVTQISDKEIELRELIQDSAGDWSERKSSLYLQSTEGSRK